Proteins encoded by one window of Planifilum fulgidum:
- a CDS encoding NAD(P)H-dependent glycerol-3-phosphate dehydrogenase — translation MEKMKAAVLGAGSWGTVLASLLADNGFAVTIYARNPSVAEEINRRGTNAKYLPEFHIPDGVGATTSLEEAVSDREMIIVAVPSHSVREVARAAAPHLRGRPLVVHATKGFEPVTLKRISEVLEEEFPPFLADRIAVLSGPSHAEEVARRSPTAVVVSSKSRETAEAVQSHLINNYFRVYTNPDLIGVEIGGALKNIIALGAGLSDGLGFGDNAKAALMTRGLAEIARLGMAMGARPITFAGLAGVGDLVVTCTSRHSRNWRAGYMLSQGKALEDVLAEMGMVVEGVKTTRAAHRLAQSYGVEMPITAELHAVLFEGKDPSQAVEDLMGRGKTHEMEEIVEGWLNLLGG, via the coding sequence ATGGAGAAGATGAAAGCGGCCGTGTTGGGAGCCGGCAGTTGGGGAACCGTACTGGCCTCTTTGTTGGCGGATAACGGATTTGCGGTGACGATCTATGCCCGGAATCCTTCTGTCGCGGAAGAGATCAACCGGCGCGGGACCAACGCGAAATACCTGCCCGAATTTCACATCCCGGACGGGGTGGGGGCGACCACATCCCTGGAAGAGGCCGTCTCCGACCGGGAGATGATCATCGTGGCGGTCCCTTCCCATTCGGTTCGGGAAGTGGCCCGGGCGGCCGCTCCCCATCTGCGCGGCCGCCCTTTGGTGGTTCACGCGACCAAGGGGTTTGAACCGGTCACCCTCAAACGGATTTCCGAGGTCCTGGAGGAGGAGTTTCCCCCATTCCTCGCCGATCGGATCGCCGTGCTCTCCGGACCCAGCCATGCGGAGGAAGTGGCCCGCCGTTCGCCGACCGCCGTCGTGGTGTCGTCGAAGAGCCGGGAAACGGCGGAAGCCGTCCAATCCCATCTGATCAACAACTATTTCCGGGTATACACCAATCCGGACCTGATCGGCGTCGAGATCGGCGGGGCGTTGAAAAACATCATCGCGTTGGGGGCCGGTCTGTCCGACGGGCTCGGTTTCGGCGACAACGCCAAGGCGGCGCTGATGACCCGCGGTTTGGCGGAAATCGCGCGCTTGGGGATGGCCATGGGAGCCCGGCCGATCACCTTCGCAGGCCTGGCCGGGGTGGGGGATCTGGTGGTCACGTGCACCAGCCGGCACAGCCGCAACTGGCGGGCGGGATACATGCTGAGCCAGGGGAAAGCCCTGGAGGACGTGCTTGCGGAAATGGGAATGGTGGTGGAAGGGGTCAAGACGACCCGGGCCGCCCATCGGTTGGCGCAATCTTACGGGGTGGAGATGCCGATCACGGCGGAACTGCATGCCGTGCTCTTCGAGGGGAAGGACCCGTCGCAGGCGGTGGAGGATCTCATGGGACGGGGAAAAACCCACGAAATGGAGGAAATCGTGGAAGGGTGGCTCAATCTTTTGGGCGGATGA
- a CDS encoding DUF2768 family protein, giving the protein MVDAMIAIVFLFLANFLIAWARQRKKGWLRFFLSAAAFLMLLPAFLFGLRALL; this is encoded by the coding sequence ATGGTCGATGCGATGATTGCGATCGTGTTTTTGTTTTTGGCCAATTTTTTGATCGCCTGGGCCAGACAGCGAAAAAAGGGGTGGCTGCGGTTCTTTCTTTCCGCCGCCGCTTTTCTGATGCTTCTTCCGGCTTTTTTGTTCGGCCTGCGGGCGCTGCTCTGA
- the spoIVA gene encoding stage IV sporulation protein A, with product MEKVDIFKDIAERTGGDIYIGVVGAVRTGKSTFIKRFMEKVVIPNISEEADRIRATDELPQSGAGRTITTIEPKFIPNQAVNIHVSEGLDINVRLVDCVGYAIEGAKGYEDENGPRMINTPWFDEPIPFQEAAEVGTRKVIQEHSTLGVVVTTDGSITDIPREAYEEVEERIIEEMKEVGKPFIVLLNSTHPHSESVQALREELAVKYDVPVIALSVATMMEDDILNVMKEVLFEFPVHEVNVNLPGWVMVLDEEHWLRKDFENAVRETVKDIRRLRDVDHVVGQFDGYEFIERAALSGMDMGQGVAEIDLYAPDNLYDQILTEIVGVEIRGKDHLLELMQEFSKAKREYDKVAEALKMVRTTGYGVAPPSLEEMTLDEPELIKQGPRFGVRLRATAPSIHMIRVNVHSEFAPIIGSERQSEELVNYLMRDFEQDPLRIWESDIFGRSLHSIVREGIQAKLSMIPENARYKLQETLERIVNEGSGGLIAIIL from the coding sequence ATGGAAAAAGTTGATATTTTTAAAGATATCGCCGAACGAACCGGCGGCGATATCTACATCGGAGTGGTCGGAGCGGTCCGCACCGGCAAATCGACGTTCATCAAACGGTTTATGGAAAAGGTGGTGATTCCCAATATCAGCGAGGAGGCGGACCGGATCCGGGCCACGGACGAGTTGCCGCAGAGCGGGGCCGGTCGCACCATCACCACCATCGAGCCCAAGTTCATTCCCAACCAGGCCGTCAACATCCATGTCAGCGAAGGGCTTGACATCAACGTCCGGTTGGTGGACTGCGTCGGGTACGCCATCGAAGGAGCCAAAGGATATGAGGATGAAAACGGTCCCCGCATGATCAACACTCCCTGGTTTGATGAGCCGATTCCCTTCCAGGAAGCGGCGGAAGTGGGAACGCGCAAAGTGATTCAGGAGCATTCCACCTTGGGCGTGGTGGTCACGACCGACGGTTCGATCACCGACATTCCGCGGGAAGCCTATGAAGAGGTGGAGGAACGGATCATCGAGGAAATGAAGGAAGTGGGCAAACCCTTCATTGTGCTTTTGAACTCCACCCATCCCCACAGCGAATCGGTCCAGGCCCTGCGCGAGGAACTGGCGGTGAAGTACGATGTGCCGGTCATTGCGCTGAGTGTGGCCACCATGATGGAAGATGACATTTTGAATGTGATGAAGGAAGTGCTGTTTGAGTTTCCGGTTCATGAAGTGAATGTCAACCTGCCCGGCTGGGTGATGGTGCTGGATGAGGAACACTGGCTGCGCAAAGATTTCGAAAATGCCGTGCGCGAGACGGTGAAGGACATCCGCAGGCTCCGCGATGTGGACCATGTGGTGGGGCAGTTTGACGGCTATGAATTCATCGAGCGGGCCGCCTTGTCGGGAATGGACATGGGGCAGGGGGTGGCCGAGATCGATCTGTATGCCCCCGACAATCTGTACGATCAGATTTTGACGGAGATCGTCGGGGTGGAGATCCGCGGCAAGGATCACCTGCTGGAACTGATGCAGGAATTCAGCAAGGCCAAGCGCGAGTACGACAAGGTGGCGGAAGCCCTGAAGATGGTCCGGACCACCGGCTACGGCGTGGCGCCTCCCTCCCTGGAGGAGATGACGCTGGATGAACCCGAGCTGATCAAGCAGGGCCCCCGTTTTGGCGTCAGACTTCGGGCGACGGCTCCGTCCATTCACATGATCCGGGTGAATGTCCATTCCGAGTTTGCCCCGATCATCGGCTCCGAACGGCAGAGCGAAGAGTTGGTCAACTATCTGATGCGGGATTTTGAGCAGGATCCCCTGCGCATCTGGGAGTCGGACATTTTCGGACGTTCCCTTCATTCCATCGTGAGGGAGGGAATCCAGGCGAAACTGTCCATGATTCCGGAAAACGCCCGCTACAAGTTGCAGGAAACCCTTGAGAGAATTGTAAATGAGGGGTCCGGTGGATTGATCGCCATCATCCTTTGA
- a CDS encoding HU family DNA-binding protein, with protein sequence MNKAELVARVAEKTEMTKKDASQAVEAVFETIKEALRAGDKVQLIGFGNFEVRKRAPRKGRNPQTGEEIQIAESKVPAFKPGKALKEEVNSR encoded by the coding sequence GTGAACAAGGCGGAGTTGGTCGCCCGGGTGGCGGAGAAAACGGAGATGACCAAAAAGGATGCGAGCCAGGCGGTGGAAGCCGTTTTTGAAACGATCAAGGAAGCGCTTCGCGCAGGGGACAAGGTGCAGTTGATCGGATTCGGCAACTTTGAAGTGCGCAAGCGCGCCCCGCGCAAGGGACGCAATCCGCAAACCGGGGAAGAGATTCAGATCGCCGAAAGCAAGGTTCCGGCCTTCAAACCGGGCAAAGCGTTGAAGGAAGAAGTAAACAGCCGGTGA